One Parasphingorhabdus cellanae genomic region harbors:
- a CDS encoding CBS domain-containing protein gives MTIQAIMQGRDGPVFSCSADHRVADAVAILADKRIGALPVLDGERVAGIFSERDVLHSLQKYGASAMEKRVAEVMTADVISVDLQKSAIGALSLMTKRRIRHLPVVEKDQLVGFISIGDLVKYRIDKIESEAAEMRNYIQSA, from the coding sequence ATGACAATACAAGCAATCATGCAAGGCCGAGATGGACCTGTTTTTAGCTGCTCGGCGGATCATAGAGTCGCGGATGCAGTTGCGATATTGGCTGACAAGAGGATTGGCGCCTTGCCGGTTCTAGATGGAGAGCGAGTCGCTGGTATATTTTCAGAACGCGACGTCTTGCACAGCCTTCAAAAATATGGCGCGAGTGCAATGGAAAAGCGAGTTGCAGAGGTAATGACTGCGGACGTTATATCCGTCGATCTCCAAAAAAGCGCAATCGGAGCGCTGTCGCTCATGACCAAACGCCGCATCCGCCATTTGCCAGTGGTTGAAAAGGATCAGCTGGTCGGCTTTATATCCATCGGAGATTTGGTGAAATATCGCATCGACAAAATTGAAAGCGAAGCGGCGGAGATGCGCAACTATATACAAAGCGCCTGA